In Candidatus Margulisiibacteriota bacterium, the following are encoded in one genomic region:
- a CDS encoding glycosyltransferase family 4 protein: MKVLYDHQIFMLQRFGGISRYFYELMRHSAQLFDYLVSGAFALSHNEYIDALQLPREFPLNMQLTDAQKLILNYADALIKTKECDVIHPTYYDPYILRNKNKPLVITVHDMIHELFPEYFTEDKTTVPQKKQMIHAADHIIAISQNTKSDILKLYPEISENKISVVYHGAPTNTIDNKEKPCGNYILFTGQRWIYKNFYNFISAVAPLLIKYDLRLICTGTAFNQNEQELLKNLDIHDRTTCLFADDKTLTELYSAATAFVFPSIYEGFGLPILEAFSAGGGGGAQS, encoded by the coding sequence ATGAAAGTTTTGTATGACCATCAGATATTCATGCTACAGCGTTTCGGCGGAATATCTCGCTATTTTTATGAATTAATGCGCCATAGCGCGCAATTATTTGATTACCTGGTGTCTGGGGCATTTGCTCTTTCCCACAATGAATATATAGATGCTTTACAACTTCCCAGAGAATTTCCTCTGAATATGCAGTTGACCGATGCGCAGAAATTAATTTTAAATTATGCCGATGCTCTAATAAAAACCAAAGAATGTGATGTAATACATCCGACTTATTACGACCCATATATTCTGAGAAACAAAAATAAGCCACTTGTAATTACTGTCCATGATATGATTCATGAGTTATTTCCAGAATACTTTACTGAGGATAAGACTACTGTCCCACAAAAAAAGCAAATGATACATGCGGCAGACCATATCATTGCTATTTCTCAAAATACCAAAAGCGACATCTTAAAACTGTACCCGGAGATATCCGAAAATAAAATCTCTGTGGTTTATCATGGCGCACCAACAAACACTATTGATAATAAAGAAAAACCTTGCGGCAATTACATTTTGTTTACAGGACAACGCTGGATTTACAAAAATTTTTATAATTTTATTTCTGCCGTAGCGCCGCTTTTAATTAAGTATGATTTGCGTCTTATTTGCACAGGCACAGCATTTAATCAAAACGAACAGGAATTACTAAAAAATCTTGATATTCACGACCGCACAACTTGTCTGTTTGCAGATGATAAGACTTTGACGGAATTATACTCCGCCGCTACAGCTTTTGTTTTTCCGTCTATTTATGAAGGCTTTGGGTTGCCTATTCTTGAAGCATTTTCTGCGGGGGGGGGGGGGGGTGCCCAGTCCTAG
- a CDS encoding DUF3800 domain-containing protein gives MVQKISLSNINLLNKFEAGYVCFIDESGDEGFKFGKGSSEWFIISGLVIRKKGLIVLETALADIKQKLHWAEDKHLHWNKLHHLEKKLLCENILTLPFQSVSVAIHKPSIIEPENFSERYRMYYYTCSHLLERISWLAKDIQRIQPEENHKLLTIFSNRAGMSYDELRNYLNILQSKTNLEDGRIDWNFLDKDLVKAYKPNQLAGLQFADAVAGATYNALETINQKEQKKDYLLNIKPKLYSHKKTYWGYGLKILPKEKLTQIEITTEKNYVWLKENFKK, from the coding sequence ATGGTTCAGAAAATATCTTTATCTAATATTAATTTGCTCAATAAATTTGAGGCTGGTTATGTTTGTTTTATTGATGAGTCTGGTGATGAGGGCTTCAAATTCGGCAAAGGCAGTTCAGAATGGTTCATTATTTCTGGATTAGTAATTAGGAAAAAAGGACTAATTGTTTTGGAAACAGCCCTGGCGGATATAAAACAAAAATTGCATTGGGCGGAAGACAAACACTTGCATTGGAACAAACTGCATCATCTTGAAAAAAAGTTGCTGTGTGAAAATATTTTGACCTTGCCATTCCAAAGTGTTTCTGTGGCAATCCATAAGCCCAGTATTATCGAGCCTGAGAATTTTTCGGAAAGATACAGAATGTATTATTATACTTGCAGCCATCTATTAGAGCGTATATCTTGGTTAGCTAAAGATATACAGCGTATTCAGCCTGAAGAAAACCACAAACTGCTAACAATTTTTTCCAATCGAGCGGGTATGAGTTATGATGAATTAAGAAATTATCTAAATATATTGCAATCCAAAACCAATTTGGAAGATGGACGAATTGATTGGAACTTTTTGGATAAAGATTTGGTTAAAGCGTACAAACCGAATCAACTTGCTGGCCTGCAGTTTGCCGATGCTGTGGCTGGGGCTACTTATAATGCTTTGGAAACTATCAACCAGAAAGAGCAAAAGAAGGATTATTTGCTAAACATTAAGCCTAAATTATATTCACACAAAAAAACTTACTGGGGATATGGGTTGAAAATTTTGCCAAAAGAGAAGCTGACACAAATAGAAATAACTACTGAAAAGAATTATGTCTGGTTAAAAGAAAATTTTAAAAAGTAA
- the rlmB gene encoding 23S rRNA (guanosine(2251)-2'-O)-methyltransferase RlmB, producing the protein MRYYEWQDLLDIAAQKNEPPFLLLLDGLEDPRNFGAILRTAEAAGAHGVLIPKRRSVQVNDTVKRTSTGAADLVPVAQAANINEVIKRLKKEGVWIAGLEADGSKDYRAGDYTDGIALVIGGEGNGLPRLTRELCDYIVSIPLKGQITSLNASVAAALLLYEVVRQREKR; encoded by the coding sequence GTGCGGTATTACGAATGGCAGGATCTGCTGGACATTGCCGCGCAAAAAAATGAGCCACCGTTTTTATTGTTGCTGGACGGACTGGAAGATCCGCGTAATTTTGGCGCGATACTGCGCACAGCCGAAGCCGCCGGCGCGCACGGCGTGCTCATTCCCAAACGCCGCTCAGTGCAGGTCAACGACACGGTCAAGCGCACTTCCACCGGCGCGGCTGATCTGGTGCCCGTAGCGCAGGCTGCCAATATCAACGAAGTTATTAAACGCTTGAAAAAAGAAGGTGTTTGGATAGCCGGCTTGGAAGCGGACGGCTCTAAAGATTACCGCGCGGGTGATTACACGGACGGCATCGCGCTGGTCATCGGCGGTGAGGGCAATGGTTTGCCGCGTCTGACCCGTGAGCTTTGCGATTATATAGTAAGCATACCGTTGAAAGGCCAGATCACTTCGCTCAACGCTTCGGTGGCCGCCGCGCTCTTGCTGTATGAAGTTGTGCGGCAGCGAGAGAAGCGGTAG